From Nomascus leucogenys isolate Asia chromosome 15, Asia_NLE_v1, whole genome shotgun sequence, a single genomic window includes:
- the ROBO3 gene encoding roundabout homolog 3 isoform X2, whose amino-acid sequence MGLGPAPYPWLADSWPHPSRSPSAQEPRGSCCPSNPDPDDRYYNEAGISLYLAQTARGTAAPGEGPVYSTIDPAGEELQTFHGGFPQHPSGDLGPWIQYAPPEWSQGDSGAKGGKVKLLGKAVQMPSLNWPEALPPPPPSCELSCLEGPEEELEGSSEPEEWCPPMPERGHLTEPSSSGGCLVTPSRRETPSPTPSYGQQSTATLTPSPPDPPQPPTDMPHLHQMPRRVPLGPSSPLSVSQPMLGIREVRPAGLGAGPAASPHLSPSPAPSTASSAPGRTWQGNGEMTPPLQGPPARFRKKPKALPYRRENSPGDLPPPPLPPPEEEVSWTLELRAAGSMSSLERERSGERKAVQAVPLAAQRGLHPDEEAWLPYSRPSFLSRGQGTSTCSTAGSNSSRGSSSSRGSRGPGRSRSRSRSQSQRPGQKRREEPR is encoded by the exons ATGGGCCTTGGCCCCGCCCCCTACCCATGGCTGGCAGATTCGTGGCCCCACCCATCTCGAAGCCCCTCGGCCCAGGAACCCAGGGGAAGCTGCTGCCCCAGCAATCCTGACCCGGACGACAGATATTACAATG AAGCAGGAATCTCCCTGTATCTGGCTCAGACGGCCCGGGGCACGGCCGCCCCTGGCGAGGGTCCTGTCTATAGCACCATTGACCCAGCGGGGGAGGAGCTGCAGACCTTCCATGGGGGCTTCCCCCAACATCCCTCAGGAGATCTGGGTCCCTGGATCCAGTACGCTCCTCCAGAGTGGAGCCAGGGGGACAGTG gagccaagGGAGGTAAAGTGAAGCTTCTGGGGAAAGCTGTGCAGATGCCCTCTCTGAACTGGCCAgaagccctgcccccacctcctccttcttGTGAACTGAGCTGCCTAGAGGGGCCCGAGGAGGAGCTGGAGGGCAG CTCAGAGCCAGAGGAGTGGTGCCCGCCAATGCCTGAGAGAGGTCACCTGACAGAGCCCAGCTCCAGTGGGGGGTGCCTTGTCACTCCATCCCGAAGGGAAACCCCCTCTCCCACGCCTTCCTATGGACAGCAGTCCACAGCCACTCTTACGCCCTCACCTCCtgaccctccccagcccccaactgACATGCCCCATCTCCATCAGATGCCCAG GAGGGTGCCCCTTGGGCCAAGTTCCCCTCTCAGTGTATCCCAGCCCATGCTGGGCATCCGTGAAGTGAGGCCTGCTGGCTTGGGTGCTGGCCCTGCAGCCtcaccccacctcagccccagtCCTGCCCCTAGCACAGCCAGCAGTGCCCCAG GAAGAACCTGGCAGGGGAATGGGGAGATGACTCCCCCACTTCAAGGACCCCCTGCTCGATTCCGGAAGAAACCCAAGGCTCTTCCCTACAGGAGGGAGAACAGTCCTGGGG ACTTGCCCCCACCCCCCTTGCCACCGCCGGAGGAAGAGGTGAGCTGGACCCTAGAGCTGAGGGCAGCAGGCAGCATGTCCTCCCTGGAGCGCGAGCGCAGTGGGGAGAGGAAAGCGGTACAGGCTGTGCCTCTGGCAGCCCAGCGGGGGCTCCACCCAGATG AAGAGGCCTGGCTCCCGTACAGCAGACCAAGCTTCCTGTCCCGGGGCCAGGGCACCAGCACGTGTTCCACGGCTGGCAGCAACTCTTCTAGGGGCTCCAGCAGCTCTAGGGGCTCCCGGGGCCCTGGCCGGAGCCGGAGTCGGAGCCGGAGCCAGAGCCAAAGGCCAGGACAGAAACGCCGAGAG gAACCAAGATGA
- the ROBO3 gene encoding roundabout homolog 3 isoform X3, translated as MALPSDLSHLWLFPACSPGVPILFSSGAKGGKVKLLGKAVQMPSLNWPEALPPPPPSCELSCLEGPEEELEGSSEPEEWCPPMPERGHLTEPSSSGGCLVTPSRRETPSPTPSYGQQSTATLTPSPPDPPQPPTDMPHLHQMPRRVPLGPSSPLSVSQPMLGIREVRPAGLGAGPAASPHLSPSPAPSTASSAPGRTWQGNGEMTPPLQGPPARFRKKPKALPYRRENSPGDLPPPPLPPPEEEVSWTLELRAAGSMSSLERERSGERKAVQAVPLAAQRGLHPDEEAWLPYSRPSFLSRGQGTSTCSTAGSNSSRGSSSSRGSRGPGRSRSRSRSQSQRPGQKRREEPR; from the exons ATGGCACTTCCTTCTGACCTGTCTCATCTCTGGCTCTTTCCTGCCTGTTCTCCGGGTGTCCCCATCctattctcctcaggagccaagGGAGGTAAAGTGAAGCTTCTGGGGAAAGCTGTGCAGATGCCCTCTCTGAACTGGCCAgaagccctgcccccacctcctccttcttGTGAACTGAGCTGCCTAGAGGGGCCCGAGGAGGAGCTGGAGGGCAG CTCAGAGCCAGAGGAGTGGTGCCCGCCAATGCCTGAGAGAGGTCACCTGACAGAGCCCAGCTCCAGTGGGGGGTGCCTTGTCACTCCATCCCGAAGGGAAACCCCCTCTCCCACGCCTTCCTATGGACAGCAGTCCACAGCCACTCTTACGCCCTCACCTCCtgaccctccccagcccccaactgACATGCCCCATCTCCATCAGATGCCCAG GAGGGTGCCCCTTGGGCCAAGTTCCCCTCTCAGTGTATCCCAGCCCATGCTGGGCATCCGTGAAGTGAGGCCTGCTGGCTTGGGTGCTGGCCCTGCAGCCtcaccccacctcagccccagtCCTGCCCCTAGCACAGCCAGCAGTGCCCCAG GAAGAACCTGGCAGGGGAATGGGGAGATGACTCCCCCACTTCAAGGACCCCCTGCTCGATTCCGGAAGAAACCCAAGGCTCTTCCCTACAGGAGGGAGAACAGTCCTGGGG ACTTGCCCCCACCCCCCTTGCCACCGCCGGAGGAAGAGGTGAGCTGGACCCTAGAGCTGAGGGCAGCAGGCAGCATGTCCTCCCTGGAGCGCGAGCGCAGTGGGGAGAGGAAAGCGGTACAGGCTGTGCCTCTGGCAGCCCAGCGGGGGCTCCACCCAGATG AAGAGGCCTGGCTCCCGTACAGCAGACCAAGCTTCCTGTCCCGGGGCCAGGGCACCAGCACGTGTTCCACGGCTGGCAGCAACTCTTCTAGGGGCTCCAGCAGCTCTAGGGGCTCCCGGGGCCCTGGCCGGAGCCGGAGTCGGAGCCGGAGCCAGAGCCAAAGGCCAGGACAGAAACGCCGAGAG gAACCAAGATGA